ACCTGTAAATTTATTGCCGCCACCTGCTTTAAAGCCGATGTCGCCGTATTTGTTCAGATTTTCAGCCACGGTTGAGAGCGGCGCGGCTCCAGCTGTGAAAACGCCGCCACCAAGCGAAATGGTGCTATCTTTGTTGGTGCTTTTACTACCGCTTGAAATTTGACTTGCATTTTCTGAGATGACGATGGTTACGATGTCATTTACATTCATCGCCTTTCTATCTGAAAATAGAGGGTTGTCGCCCTTGCCAAAGAGGCTACCAGCATTACTTTGACCGCTACCACTGTCTTTTGAAGGGAGTTGCTCGACATACACTGGAGGTTTCATATTGATGTGAGGATCTGCACTTGGGGTGCAACCTGTGTAAAAAATGCCCGCAAATGTGACGAGCCAAATCTTTTTATAGTTCATAAAATGCCTTAAAATAAGTATCTTTGTGCTAAGATTAAGCAATTTAAGTTCCCAAAAAGGTCACAAATGAAAAGTTGTTACATTTTTTCAGACAAAAATCTAGCATATTTGCAGGAAATTATAGCTACAAAATTCAAAAAAGTTGAGATCTTTAAGATAACTCCAGACGAAAATGACAAAAAAAATCTAATAAATTTAAATGAAAAAGAGTTTTTTTTAAAATTTATAGATAAATTTGAAGAGTTAAAGGCCAAGAGCGACTTTGTCGTAGTCGTTGGCTGTGAGGGCTTTAGCGTCTTTGGCAAGAGCGAGCTAAATTTAAAGCTAGCTAGAAATTTAAACGCTCCAATCTTTGATGAAAACGCAAACGAGCTAAGGGCGCTAAATTTAAACTCAAAACTTCTAGTAACTAATAAATTTGATGAAATTTTAAGCTATGAGCACGAGATCATCACGCCATTTAAATTTCAAAGCTTGCTTCTAAAAAGAGCCAAAATGGCAAACAAGACCGTCGTTTTGCCAGAGAGTGATGATGAGAGAATTTTAAAAGCAACCCACATCGTGCTAGAAAAAGGTGCGGCAAATATCATCTTGCTAGGGCTTGAGAGCGAAATTTCAAAAAAGGCAGCCACTTTGGGGCTAAATTTAAGCAAAGCAAAGGTGATAGAGCCTGCGCAAAATGAGCTGAACAAAGAGTTTGCAAAGAAAATTTATGAGCTAAGAAAGCATAAAGGTGTCGATGAAGCCAAGGCAAACGCGCTTGCGAAAGACAAAATTTACTTTGGCACTATGCTCATACATGAAGGCATAGCAGACGCGCTTGTAAGTGGCGCTACGATGAGCACGGCTGATACTATCCGCCCAGCCCTTCAGATCATAAAAACAAAGCCAAATGTAAGTGTGGTAAGCGGGGCATTTTTCATGGCGCTTGAAGAGGAGATTTTACTCTTTGCAGACTGCGCCGTCACGCCAAATCCAAGCAGCGATGAGCTAGCTAGCATCACGCTAAGTAGCGCTCAAACGGCAAGTGCCTTTGGTCTTAGCCCAAAGATTGCTATGCTAAGCTACTCAACAGCTGATAGTGGCAGTGGGGCTGACGTGGAGTTTGTAAAAGAGGCTGCCAAAAAGGCGAGCGAGCTTGATGCGAATTTAAAGATCGCAGCGCCAATTCAGTTTGACGCGGCGGTTGATCTAAGCGTGGCTAGTAAAAAGATGCCAAATTCCGATGTCGCTGGGCAGGCAAATGTATTTATATTTCCAAATTTAAACTGCGGAAACATCTGCTACAAAGCAGTCCAACGAAGCGCAAACGCCCTAGCTGTGGGCCCAATCCTTCAAGGGCTAAAAAAACCAGTAAATGACCTAAGCCGCGGCTGTCTCGTCGAAGACGTGGTAAATACCATCTTAATAAGCGCGATACAAGCAGGAGAGTGATATGAGAATTTTAGTTTTAAACTCAGGTAGCAGCTCGATAAAATTTCAACTTTTTGAAATGCAGACAAAAACAAGCCTAGCAAGCGGTCTAGTCGAGCAAATCGGCAGCTCTAGCTCAAGGGCAGTGCTAAAAGCAAATGGCGAAGTTTATGAGATAAAACGCTTTATAAAAGACCACCACGACGGACTTGAAGCGATGAACGAGCTATTTGTCACTTCAAACACCTTGCACGATCTAAGTGAGCTTGACGGCATCGGACACAGGATAGTGCACGGCGGCGAGAGCTTTTTTAGCTCGATGATAGTTGATGAGAGCGTCATCAAAAAGATCGAGGAGATAAGCCCTCTTGCCCCACTTCACAACCCAGGTCACCTTGCTGGCATCAAAAATGCGATGAAAGAGAGTAAAAATGTCCCTCACGTGGTCGTTTTTGACACAGTTTTTCATCAAAGCATGCCAGAGTACGCCTACCGCTACGCCCTACCCTACGATGTTTGCAAGGCTCATCACATCAGAAAATATGGCTTTCACGGCACATCGCACAGATATGTCTGTAAGCAAGCGGCAAAAATGCTTGGCATAGAGTTTGATAAATTTAACGCTATCTCGCTTCACTTAGGCAACGGCGCCTCAGCTTGTGCTGTGCAAAATGGCAAAAGCATCGACACCTCGATGGGTCTTAGTCCACTTGAAGGTCTCATAATGGGCACAAGAAGCGGCGATATGGACCCAGCCGTAGTCATCTACCTACTAAATATCGGCGTTTTAAAGTGGAACGAGATCGATAACTTCTTAAATAAAAAGAGCGGACTTTTTGGAATTTGTGGCTCAAGCGACATGAGAGAGGTCGTAGCTAAGATGCAAAACGACGAGCGCGCAAAGCTTGCATTTGATATGTTTTGCTACCGAGTGAAAAAGTATATCGGCTCATACTACGCCATTTTGGGGCGCGTTGATGCGCTTATATTTACTGGCGGCATCGGCGAAAATGCGCCAAATACAAGGCAAAAAATTTGTGACGATCTAAAGCATCTTGGCATCCACATCAACCACGAGCTAAATTTCTCAAACGAGCGAGGCGAGAGGTGCATAGATGAAGAAGGCGCTAAGATAAAAACGCTCATCATCCCAACCAACGAAGAGCTTGAGATCGCCATAGAGACAGCCAGAGTGATAAAAGAGAGAACGCTTTAAGCATGAAATTTCCACTTGACTGCAAAGATAGTTTTGAGAGCTCATTTATATTTTGGCTAACTCGCTATGTCAAATTTAAGCTTAGCTCGCTTTCAAACAAGGAGCTAAGGGACCCAAAAGCGCTTGCAAGTGTAAATTTCGCCCTAAGCCGCGAGATAAAAAACATAGAGCAGCTTGATGGGCTGGTAAAAAGCGCTAGAAATGCAGGACTAACTGGCATAAATACCTACTTTAATCCGCTTAAAAAGATATACGAGACGATGAAATTTTATGAGCTTGGCAGCCTAAAACAGATAGATGAAGAGCTGTTAAGTGAAATTTTAGCAAGCACAACTGGCGGACTAAGCGATGCGAGCAAGAAAAACTACAGAATTTCAGTGATAAATTTCTTTGCCTTTTTAGACAAGCAAAACGAAGAAGACGGCAAGGCTCATGTTTTTGATATAAATTTAAAAAACTGGGGCGGCGTTAGTGGTAACAAAGGGCAAAAGCTGCCTGAGTTTATGGGCGAAGAGGAGGTTAAGAAATTTCTTGATGCAATCGAGGAGAGCGACTTTAAGCAAAACTCAAACCGCAACAAGCTCATCATCAAGGTCATTATCTTTACTGGCATTCGTGTGAGCGAGGCACTAAATTTAAAGAGAAAAGATATCACCGAAGATGGCGATCTTTTTATCATTAGAATTCGTGGCAAAGGCAACAAATACCGCATCGTTATGATAAAGCGCCACCTAATCGAAGCTCACCTAAACGCAATCGCCATAAACTACATCAATAAAGAGGGCTACCTTTTTATAAATAAAAAAGGCACGAGGCTCACGCAGGCTTATGTTAGCCGCATAGTGGAGCAAATTTTATTTAAAGCAGGTATCAGAAAAGAGAAAAACGGCGCTCATATGCTGCGCCACACCTTTGCAACGATGCTTTATAAAAAGCAAAAAGACCTTGTGCTAGTGCAAGAAGCTCTTGGACATGCAAGCCTAAATACCTCAAGAATTTACACGCACTTTGATAGTGATAAGCTAAAACTTGCTGCAAAAGTGGCTGAAGACTTGGCTGGCGAGTAAAATTTACAAAAAAGAGAGAGAATGAACGCAAGTTCTGTTATAGCAATGCTGCAAGACAAGCTACCAAAAAATCATGCTCAGCTAAAAACATTAGAAGACAAGCTCAACTCTTTTGATGAAACAAAAATAAATGATCTGGTTTCAAAAATCCCACAGCTTAACTTAAAATCACCTACGATTGTCTTTTGGGTGGGTAGCTTCGTCTTTGGAGTGCTTGGCGTAAATCGCTTTATGATAGGACAAACTGCCCTTGGTCTAGCAAAGCTTGCTCTTTTTATTTTATATATAGTTTTTATTTTCTTATTTTCTAAGGTAATAATTTCTGTAGACGAATGGATAACCCCTGAAGAAATGCTATATTTAATGGATTTGGCTAAAACATATTCTAAGATTATCAGCATTTTTGAAATTATTATAATCATATGGTGGGTCATCGATCTTTTTATCACTGATAAGAGCGTAAGAAAGCAAAATTTAGAAAAGATATCAAAGGCGATAGACGAGTGAAATTTATCATGAAGAAAGCAGTAAAATTTTCGTTTTTATGCTTGTTTGACTAATCGTTAGAGCAAAGCCAAATTTGCGGTAGATGTTCGCAACGCAAAATAACTTTGCTCTAGCATTCAAGTAAATTTATCGATTAAATTTATTGCAAATAGATCAATTTCTATGCCACGAAAAAATTAGTTTAAATTTAATCTCGCAAGCTCAAATTTACTTTTTAGCTGGCTCTTCATCTTCTACTGTCTTATTCGCTTCTTGCTCTTTAAACTCTTCAAAAAGCTCATCATATCTAGCCTTGGCATTTTCATAGACGCCAGAAGGCAGAGTGATGTTTAGATCGTCCTTTAGGCTTAGTACGTCATCGCAGGCGTTTTGATAGCCAAGATCGCAGCTTTTCATAAAATAACTCACTCCAAGCTCGATATTTGAGTGCTTTTTTAGATCATTATCCATCTGCTCGTTTATCTCTTCATTTACAAACATATCACCCAAAGCCTCGCAAGAAAGAACATCTTTTTGCTCGCAACCATCATAAAAAATTTCATACGCAGTTGCGTAGTCTCCGGTGTTTAGGGCTTCGTTGCCCCTGTCATAGTCGTCGATGTCAAAGCCTGAGGCTAAGCTTAAGATTAGAGCTAAAAAAACTATCTTTTTCATATAAAACTCGGTGCGTCATTTGAAAATAGTATAAGATCGCCAGCGTGCGTGTTTTGGGCTAAAATTTCTTGCATTTTATTCTTGTCCTTTAGGATGATGATCTTTGGTTTTACGATGTGTTTTAACAAGACTTCGGCGTTTAGTGAGCTTGTGATGATGACAAGGTCGAAAATTTCATTTATCACCTTGGCTAAATTTGCATTTTGCTCTGCATCGCTCTCGACGATACCAGGCGTTAGCAGCACTTTTCTGCCAGCGTAAGTACTTACTAGCTCGTAGCTTGCGCTCATTCCTGAGAAATTTCCATTAAAGCTATCATCGATTATCAGCTTGCCGCCAGCCTCGATCTTGCTTAGGCGGTGCTCGACGTTTTTCATCTTAGATAGCGCACTATTTATCGCTTCATCGCTCATTTTTAGGTATCTTGCGACTTTGACGCAGACGGCTAAATTTGTAGCGTTAAATTTGCCAAGAAGCGGCGAAGCGTAGCTCTTGCCATCAAGCGTAAATGAAATTCCATCTAAATTTGCATTTATTTCTTTTAGACTTTCATCGTAAATTTCCACATTTTCGCTTGCCTCTTTTTTTGTCGAGCTATGTAAAAATGCCATTTGTAAGCGAGCGCTTTGCAACGCCTCGAGCTTTGTCGCGCGGATATTATCAAGCGTTTTAAAGTACTCTATGTGCTGAGCGCCGATCTCGCCAACGATGACGATTTGCGGATTTAGAAATTTAGTGATCTCTAGGATGTCGCCCTTTAGCCTAGCGCCTGCTTCTGCGATGTAAATTTGCGTTTGCTCGCTTAAATTTTCATTGATATCTTTGATGATACCAGCCATTGTATTTACGCTGCGAGGCGTTTTATAACAGGCAAAGCTATCTTTTAAAATTTCAAATAAGAAATTTTTGATGCTCGTTTTGCCGTAGCTTGCTGTGATCAAAATGATCTTTAGCTCTTTGTTTGCGCCTAGTTTTTTAAGCGCCTTGTTTTTAAAGCCTTGAAATTTGATTTTTTCTAAAATTTCACTAAAAAATAGGCTCACGACCAAGACAAAAAGCGGCATAGGAGCCAAAAACGCCTTGTGGATGATGAAATTTAAAGCGTAATTTAAGATGATGGCGCAAGCAAGGATCACAAAAAAGTGCTTGATCCTACCAGTAAAGACTAGCTTTTTATCAAGTTTTTTATGCCACAGATAAAGAGCTGGCAAAAGCGCAAAGTAAAAGTAGATAAAAAACCACTTGCCAGTCGTGTAAAATAGCACCAGCGGCACGATGAAGAAAAAGACATGCCAAGCGGGCTTTGTGAAGTGAAAGAGCACGCGCTCAGGCCTATATGAAAACCACTGAAAGCAAGTGATCACATAAAAAGCAAGTGCAAAGATAAATAAAACTGTGCTTAGACTTAAAAATATACTCATCTTATCTCCTCGATCCCGCTCTCATCGTCATCTAGCACGACATTTTTTGCTTCATTTGGCTCAAAATTTATCCCTTTTTCTATCTCATCACTTATAAATTTAGCGTGGAGCAAAAAGAAAAAATGATCGCCACTAAGTGGGAAAAATGAGCTATTTTTGATAAGCCTATCTATGCTCTCGCCGCTTGTTACAGGCGTTGCCTTGTCATTTTCTCCCCAAAATATAAAAGCCCTGCCCCCAAAGTCAGCAAAATGCTTTGTAAAATCCTCATCAACGACGTTTTTTAGGGTTTCATACATAACTCTACTCATACCGCTCACATCTTTTGTGGCAAAGAGTTTATAAAATTTACCAAAGCCAAATATCTTTAAAATTTTAAAAATTGCTATCTTTGCTCGCACGATAAATGGCTTTTTGACGACTATACCAGCAGAGCTTAAAAGCACTAGATATGGTGGTTTTAGAAGTGTTGCGACCTTACCACCAAAGCTGTGTCCTGCGATGATGTCTGGTTTTATGCCAAGCTCGTCACAGAAATTTGCAATGATTTTTGCGTAGTCACTTGTTTTTAAAGGCTTAAAAATGGAGCTTTTGCCAAAGCCTGGCATGTCGATATATACGTGACAAAACTCGCTTAGATATGAGCCAAAAGCCTTTTTCATTATCTCTTTGTTTGCGCCCCAGCCGTGCAAGAAGAGCACTACTTTTTTGCATTTTGGATTTACTACTTCGTAGCTGATCTCGTACTCGTCTGAGCCGTATTTGACTGCCCTACTCGCCATCGTTTTCTCTCTTTTTAGCAGCGTAAATGCTCTCAAGCACGCTTACAGCTTCGCAAAGGCGCTCATACTCCTCCATATTTAAAAGGACTGCTTCAAATTTATTGTTTTTAACGATGACAGCGCGCTTTAGCTCGCTAGCTCCCACACGTGAAAGCACTGAGCTAAAATTTCTAACAACCTCGGTTGCTGTATAAATTTCATCTTTTGTAAAAGTTACCATTGTCACTCTTTATGTAAAATTTTACGTAAAATATCACAAACTACTTTATATATCGCTAAATACTAGAGCTTGCCGCTACCTTTTACCGAAGTGATAGAGTTTATAAATTTATAATCAATCTTTATCTCACGCTCTTTTGGAAGTGAGTTTGCAAGGGCATTTAGCGTGCTCTCAAAGTCCTCAAATAGATAGTTTGCAAGGCTGCCTGGGTTTGGATTGATCTCATTTAGATAGACCTCGTCATCTATCACGAAAAAGTCGCATCTAATGATCGCTCCGTCAAATCCACAATCATAAATTTTAGAAAAGTTAAATTTAAGCTTTTGTTTTAGCTCTTCAGAAATTTCTGCCTCTTTTACCTTGTTTTCATTTGAAAAACTTAGATATTTTTGCTCGTAGTCAAGAAATTCTTTCTTTTTTGGCTCTTCGACGATAGAAAATTTGATCTTTCCATCGATCCTGCAGCCAGCTAAGTTATACTCTTTGACGCCTTTTATAAAGGGCTCTACTAAAACATCTTTGTCAAATTCAAACGCCACGTCTTTTGCGTAGGCAAGCTCACTATCATCATGCACGACGCTCACGCCGATGCTGCTGCCTAGCCTTGCTGGCTTTAATATAATAGGATAGTGAAATTTTGGCTCACTTTGACGAGTTAGCATCTCATAGTCAAGCGCCTTTACACCAGCCTTTTGTGCTAGAAATTTAGTAAGCTCTTTGTTGTAGCTAAGCGCGCTTGCTTCAAGCCTTGGACCTATATATTTGACCCCGTAAAAGTCAAAAAGTGCCGCTATCTTGCCATCTTCTCCGTCCATGCCGTGGATCAAATTTATAACGACATCACATTCAACTTTATTTGCGCCAAAAAGTGAGTGCGCATAAAAGCCGCCCTTTGCTAAAGATAGCTTCTTTGAGCTTTTGTATTTGCCAGAGCTAAAGAAATTTGCCCTCATATCTTTTTGCTCGATCAGGTAAAAGTCCCTGTTTGCATCGCAAAATATAAATTTCAGCTCCTGTTTTAGGACGTTTTTTAAAACTATCGCGCTTACTATGCTTATCTCATGCTCAAAACTCTTTGCCCCAAATATCACGCCTAAATTCATCTTTTTTATCCTTATCCTAGTTTTTTAAGTGCCTCTTTTATAAGATCGCTCGTGTTTTCACTCTTACAATCAGGCAAAATTTTTACTATCTTCTCACGCTTAAAGCCAAGCGCCTCAAGTGCCAAAAGTGCCTCATTTTGGTAGCTTGGCACGCTCTCGTCGCTTATTAGTTTTGCATCACTTAGCTCGGCTATTATGCGCCTAGCTGTCTTTGGTCCGATGCCTGGCACGCTTTTAAAAGTGTCTGCGTCGCCGCTTATTATGGCGTTTGTAAATGCCTGCGAGCTAAGGCTTGAGCAAACCGCCATCGCTGTGCTAGCCCCTATCCCATTTAGCTTGATAAGCATCTCAAACATCTTTTGCTCGTTTGCGTCTAAAAAGCCGTAGAGTAAATTTGCGTCCTCTCTTATGATCTGCGTTATGGCAAGCTCGACTTTTTCGCCTTTACTAAGTTTTGCTGAGCAAAAAAGCGAGATGAAAATCCCATAACTTACGCCGCTATTTGTCTTAAGTATGGCAAATGCAGGCTCTTTTTTTGTAACGACGCCTTCGATTGCTTTTATCATCATTTAACCTTTTGTTCCATGAAATTTATATCCGCGTAGTCTTCAAGTTTGTTTGACTTTTTGATCTTGTATTCGACCTCGCCGCCGTTATCAAATTTATCTAGCGTGATGACGTGAGCGGTCTCGTTTTGCTTCGAGACGTAGGTGACGTTTTGTGGAGGATCGACGATGACAAATCTTATCTCATTTAGCTCGATCCAGTTGCCTCTGTTTATCACTTTGGCTGAGAATATGCCATTTTGCATCATCTCAAGCTCATCTTTTAGATCAGAAAGCAGCTCTTTTTTCTCTTTAAAAATTCTAAGCAAGGTGTTGTATTCATTAACGAGCCCTTGATACTCTTTTAACTTTTTCATAAATGTAACTGGCGGTATCACTTTGGCTTTTGAGAGCTCTTCGATCTTAGCTTTTATCGTATATATCGAGTCTTTGTTCTCGTTGATGACATTTTTCTTGCTCTCTATATTTTTAAGAAGTGTTGAGAGTTCAAGCTTGGTGCTCTCTATCTTGCTTAGCTGATCTTGCGTAGCCTCCGCACTCTCAGGCATCTTACTAGCGTCGATGATAAATTTATTATCAGTGCCTTTTAGATATCTAACGTCGATTAGGTGCGAGGCTGTGATGGTGCAGTTTGAGCCAAGCGTGTCTATCTGGATGTTTTGAGCCGTTATCGAGCCACCAACTACGCTATTTATCTTTACTCTTTTTGCTATGACCGTGCCACCTTCTAGCCTATCTATCTCGACGCTTTCAGCCTCAACCTTGCCTATATGGATAGAAATTTTGGCGTGTTTGGCGTAAATTTTAGCCTTTTGGTGAGTTTGACCGCCGATATTTACATCGTTTGCCTTGACCATCGCATTTGCGCCGACATTTCCCTTTACTTCGATCTCATCAGCCTCAACGATGATGCCAGTGCCGATAGCGTCTTTTATCGTGTCAGTCTCACGAACTACTAATGTGACGTTTGTGTCGGTGCCTGCTTGGATAGAGCCAGTCGTTTTAAAATTTGCTTCATTTATCTCTATGCGCTCTTCGATGTCAAAAGAGCCGTTTTTCTCGACCACGTAGCCTGCTTTTTTAGCGATGTATTTCACACTTTCGTCGTTTTCAACACGCTCTATGTTTTCGCTTATACTGATCTCTTTTCCGCTATCTTCTTGTGGTTTTGGCACCTCTATGAGCTTGCCTCTTACGTCGCGTCCATTTGCCCCCTCGTGAGACTTTTTCTCCTCCATTATCACTTCATCTTTTGCCACGCCAAAGACAAAGCCCCTATCAGCGTAATCAACCTTATCTTCTTCTTTTATATCATCAAGTTTATCTTTGTAGTAGTAGATGATCTTAGCATCGATCGCCTTTTTAGGGTTGATGCCTTGGGTTAAATTTAGCGTGTAGTCCTTGTCAAGCTCGCCTTTTACGTGGATTATCGAGGCGATTTGCTTTAGCTCCTCTTTTAGCTTGCCGATCCTTATGCCTATTAAAATTTGAGCCTTCATAAGCTGTTTGGCGATGTATTCATAAAGCTTATCTTCGTAGTGCTGCTCATATTCGCACTCTTTGCTCGCTCTAACCTTTGCGATAACCTTTGTGATGGTTGAATTTACGCCTATATCAATCTTTGGTAGCTTTGGCGTGGCATTTAGCCTCACGTCAAAAAACTCCACGTCATAGACCTGCTCGATCTCTAGCGTCTCGTCAAGATAAAATGTGTTGTCATCAAAAAAGCTTAAATTTTCTTCAGGGACAAAAACTGGCTCGACGTTATCTTTATTTTTATAGTAAGTTAAGATATTTGAGAGTTTAAAATCTATAAATTCTACCGGCACGCTGTATTGTTTGCTTAGCTCTTTAAGCGATAGATAAGGTGTTGAAGTTTGAATTTGCGTTGGCGGTAAAAATCTCTCGTTTTCTTGCA
This genomic stretch from Campylobacter concisus harbors:
- the flgH gene encoding flagellar basal body L-ring protein FlgH; its protein translation is MNYKKIWLVTFAGIFYTGCTPSADPHINMKPPVYVEQLPSKDSGSGQSNAGSLFGKGDNPLFSDRKAMNVNDIVTIVISENASQISSGSKSTNKDSTISLGGGVFTAGAAPLSTVAENLNKYGDIGFKAGGGNKFTGSGTSNRSEKFTATISARIIKILNNGNYFIEGSRELLINGEKQIMQVSGVIRPYDISQNNEIDSKYIADAKILYKTEGELDKSTKKPWGTRLMEAIWPF
- the pta gene encoding phosphate acetyltransferase; this encodes MKSCYIFSDKNLAYLQEIIATKFKKVEIFKITPDENDKKNLINLNEKEFFLKFIDKFEELKAKSDFVVVVGCEGFSVFGKSELNLKLARNLNAPIFDENANELRALNLNSKLLVTNKFDEILSYEHEIITPFKFQSLLLKRAKMANKTVVLPESDDERILKATHIVLEKGAANIILLGLESEISKKAATLGLNLSKAKVIEPAQNELNKEFAKKIYELRKHKGVDEAKANALAKDKIYFGTMLIHEGIADALVSGATMSTADTIRPALQIIKTKPNVSVVSGAFFMALEEEILLFADCAVTPNPSSDELASITLSSAQTASAFGLSPKIAMLSYSTADSGSGADVEFVKEAAKKASELDANLKIAAPIQFDAAVDLSVASKKMPNSDVAGQANVFIFPNLNCGNICYKAVQRSANALAVGPILQGLKKPVNDLSRGCLVEDVVNTILISAIQAGE
- a CDS encoding acetate kinase; protein product: MRILVLNSGSSSIKFQLFEMQTKTSLASGLVEQIGSSSSRAVLKANGEVYEIKRFIKDHHDGLEAMNELFVTSNTLHDLSELDGIGHRIVHGGESFFSSMIVDESVIKKIEEISPLAPLHNPGHLAGIKNAMKESKNVPHVVVFDTVFHQSMPEYAYRYALPYDVCKAHHIRKYGFHGTSHRYVCKQAAKMLGIEFDKFNAISLHLGNGASACAVQNGKSIDTSMGLSPLEGLIMGTRSGDMDPAVVIYLLNIGVLKWNEIDNFLNKKSGLFGICGSSDMREVVAKMQNDERAKLAFDMFCYRVKKYIGSYYAILGRVDALIFTGGIGENAPNTRQKICDDLKHLGIHINHELNFSNERGERCIDEEGAKIKTLIIPTNEELEIAIETARVIKERTL
- a CDS encoding tyrosine-type recombinase/integrase → MKFPLDCKDSFESSFIFWLTRYVKFKLSSLSNKELRDPKALASVNFALSREIKNIEQLDGLVKSARNAGLTGINTYFNPLKKIYETMKFYELGSLKQIDEELLSEILASTTGGLSDASKKNYRISVINFFAFLDKQNEEDGKAHVFDINLKNWGGVSGNKGQKLPEFMGEEEVKKFLDAIEESDFKQNSNRNKLIIKVIIFTGIRVSEALNLKRKDITEDGDLFIIRIRGKGNKYRIVMIKRHLIEAHLNAIAINYINKEGYLFINKKGTRLTQAYVSRIVEQILFKAGIRKEKNGAHMLRHTFATMLYKKQKDLVLVQEALGHASLNTSRIYTHFDSDKLKLAAKVAEDLAGE
- a CDS encoding TM2 domain-containing protein; protein product: MNASSVIAMLQDKLPKNHAQLKTLEDKLNSFDETKINDLVSKIPQLNLKSPTIVFWVGSFVFGVLGVNRFMIGQTALGLAKLALFILYIVFIFLFSKVIISVDEWITPEEMLYLMDLAKTYSKIISIFEIIIIIWWVIDLFITDKSVRKQNLEKISKAIDE
- a CDS encoding Mur ligase family protein, whose protein sequence is MSIFLSLSTVLFIFALAFYVITCFQWFSYRPERVLFHFTKPAWHVFFFIVPLVLFYTTGKWFFIYFYFALLPALYLWHKKLDKKLVFTGRIKHFFVILACAIILNYALNFIIHKAFLAPMPLFVLVVSLFFSEILEKIKFQGFKNKALKKLGANKELKIILITASYGKTSIKNFLFEILKDSFACYKTPRSVNTMAGIIKDINENLSEQTQIYIAEAGARLKGDILEITKFLNPQIVIVGEIGAQHIEYFKTLDNIRATKLEALQSARLQMAFLHSSTKKEASENVEIYDESLKEINANLDGISFTLDGKSYASPLLGKFNATNLAVCVKVARYLKMSDEAINSALSKMKNVEHRLSKIEAGGKLIIDDSFNGNFSGMSASYELVSTYAGRKVLLTPGIVESDAEQNANLAKVINEIFDLVIITSSLNAEVLLKHIVKPKIIILKDKNKMQEILAQNTHAGDLILFSNDAPSFI
- a CDS encoding alpha/beta fold hydrolase; amino-acid sequence: MASRAVKYGSDEYEISYEVVNPKCKKVVLFLHGWGANKEIMKKAFGSYLSEFCHVYIDMPGFGKSSIFKPLKTSDYAKIIANFCDELGIKPDIIAGHSFGGKVATLLKPPYLVLLSSAGIVVKKPFIVRAKIAIFKILKIFGFGKFYKLFATKDVSGMSRVMYETLKNVVDEDFTKHFADFGGRAFIFWGENDKATPVTSGESIDRLIKNSSFFPLSGDHFFFLLHAKFISDEIEKGINFEPNEAKNVVLDDDESGIEEIR
- a CDS encoding type II toxin-antitoxin system Phd/YefM family antitoxin; protein product: MVTFTKDEIYTATEVVRNFSSVLSRVGASELKRAVIVKNNKFEAVLLNMEEYERLCEAVSVLESIYAAKKRENDGE
- a CDS encoding D-alanine--D-alanine ligase, which codes for MNLGVIFGAKSFEHEISIVSAIVLKNVLKQELKFIFCDANRDFYLIEQKDMRANFFSSGKYKSSKKLSLAKGGFYAHSLFGANKVECDVVINLIHGMDGEDGKIAALFDFYGVKYIGPRLEASALSYNKELTKFLAQKAGVKALDYEMLTRQSEPKFHYPIILKPARLGSSIGVSVVHDDSELAYAKDVAFEFDKDVLVEPFIKGVKEYNLAGCRIDGKIKFSIVEEPKKKEFLDYEQKYLSFSNENKVKEAEISEELKQKLKFNFSKIYDCGFDGAIIRCDFFVIDDEVYLNEINPNPGSLANYLFEDFESTLNALANSLPKEREIKIDYKFINSITSVKGSGKL
- the ruvA gene encoding Holliday junction branch migration protein RuvA, translated to MIKAIEGVVTKKEPAFAILKTNSGVSYGIFISLFCSAKLSKGEKVELAITQIIREDANLLYGFLDANEQKMFEMLIKLNGIGASTAMAVCSSLSSQAFTNAIISGDADTFKSVPGIGPKTARRIIAELSDAKLISDESVPSYQNEALLALEALGFKREKIVKILPDCKSENTSDLIKEALKKLG
- a CDS encoding flagellar assembly protein A, which produces MSENVQENERFLPPTQIQTSTPYLSLKELSKQYSVPVEFIDFKLSNILTYYKNKDNVEPVFVPEENLSFFDDNTFYLDETLEIEQVYDVEFFDVRLNATPKLPKIDIGVNSTITKVIAKVRASKECEYEQHYEDKLYEYIAKQLMKAQILIGIRIGKLKEELKQIASIIHVKGELDKDYTLNLTQGINPKKAIDAKIIYYYKDKLDDIKEEDKVDYADRGFVFGVAKDEVIMEEKKSHEGANGRDVRGKLIEVPKPQEDSGKEISISENIERVENDESVKYIAKKAGYVVEKNGSFDIEERIEINEANFKTTGSIQAGTDTNVTLVVRETDTIKDAIGTGIIVEADEIEVKGNVGANAMVKANDVNIGGQTHQKAKIYAKHAKISIHIGKVEAESVEIDRLEGGTVIAKRVKINSVVGGSITAQNIQIDTLGSNCTITASHLIDVRYLKGTDNKFIIDASKMPESAEATQDQLSKIESTKLELSTLLKNIESKKNVINENKDSIYTIKAKIEELSKAKVIPPVTFMKKLKEYQGLVNEYNTLLRIFKEKKELLSDLKDELEMMQNGIFSAKVINRGNWIELNEIRFVIVDPPQNVTYVSKQNETAHVITLDKFDNGGEVEYKIKKSNKLEDYADINFMEQKVK